CATAAAACACTCATTCAGGTTGAAAAGGAAAACAGGCTCTACATTCACCAGAATGGTTTTGATAAGCTTAAAAAGGACATTCAGCATCAACTGGCCGCTTATCATAAGGCCAATCCTCTTAGAACAGGCATGCCCAAGGAGGAACTAAAAACCAAATTCTCTCCCCTGCTAACATCTAAACTATTTAACCTGACGCTGAATCAGGTGATCAAAGAAAAAGACGTCGCCCAGGAAGAAAATATGATCCGGCTGGCATCGCATGCGGTATCTCTGGGCGGCAAACAGGCGGATGTCAGAGATAAAATACTAAAAACCTATCTGAAAGCCGGACTTCAGCCCCCTTATTTTAAAGAGCTGGTTAAATCGCTGGATTCGGATACCAAGCGCGCCAACGACGTACTTCAGCATTTGGTTGCAGAAGGCACCATCATCAAGGTAAAAGAAGACCTTTACTTTCACAGTCAAGCGATCAAGGGTCTCAAAAATAAGTTGATTGAATATTTAACGGCACAAGGGGAAATTACCACGCCACAATTTAAAGAAATGACCGGCGTATCGCGCAAATATGTCATCCCGCTGGCCGAATATTTTGACGCCACCCAGGTGACGCTCAGGGTGGGCGATGTTCGCAAACGCCGTAAAGGATGAGAAATTATCCTAATCAGTTTTAGCCAGTTAGTGAAGCCGATTGCCAAATGAGATATCTGAAAGCATCTAAGCTTCTGTTGTTGAACATCTTTGCTGCCTTGATGGCTGCCTGCACTGCGCATTATACGGTCAACAACAACATTACAAACGTTGAGCCCGTTAAACGCTATTCGCTTCAATTCCAGGCAGGATCCGAAAAGTCTGATGAGCTTTTGCTGATTTTGACCTTTTCAGGAGGAGGAACTCGGGCGGCGGCGTTATCATATGGTGTTCTGCAGGTGCTGGCAGATACCCAGATTTCCATCGGCGGCCGACCGCGGCGTCTTTTAGACGAGGTTGACGTCATAAGTTCGGTATCAGGCGGCAGCTTCACTTCAGCATACTATGGTCTTTTTGGCGACCGTATTTTCGAGGATTTTGAGACCCGGTTTCTCAAACGCAACGTCGAGGGAGACCTGGCCCTGGGATTGATCGCTCCGAAAAACTGGCCTAAATTGATGTCCTCGTATTATGCCCGCTCAGATTTTGCCGCTGATTTTTTCGATGACATTCTATTTGAGAAAAAAACCTTCGGTGATTTTAAGCTTCCCCAACTACCGCTAATAGCCATCAATGCCACCGATATCGCTCTGGGAACACAGTTTACATTTCTCGGTTTTCAGTTTGCCCCCATCTGTACGGATCTTTCTTCTTACCCGGTATCAAGGGCAGTTACCGCATCAGCAGCCGTGCCTGGCCCCTTTTCCAGCATCGTTCTTAAAAATTACGCCGGCACATGTGATTATCAGCTGCCGTACTGGGCGGCCAATGCACTGCATGAAGGCCTGGCCACCACACGCCGATATCAAGACGCTAAAACGCTCAGCAGCTATATGGATGTTGAAAAATTTGCTTTCATACATTTATTCGACGGCGGCTTGTCGGATAATCTGGGTGTGCGTTTCATTCTCAATTACACCGCGCGGACAGAAAATATTCAGCAGCAAATGGCGGCACTAAATCTGCAAAACACCCAAAAACTGGCCATCATCGTCGTCAATGCCCGCAATCGAATGGCAATCGATTTTGCAAAAGAACGCCAATCAGCCCCGATTATTGATACAATTGGACTGATTTCATCCATCCCGCTGGATCGTTATTCATTTGATACGATGGACTTGCTGCGCGGCAATATCAGAGGCTGGGAAGATACCCTGACAAGGATTCGTTGTAAAAATCTAAGGATTGCTGACAGCAATAAAAGGAGCGGGACCGATTCACCGGATCCGTATTGCGCTTTTAAAAGCTACTTAATTGAGGTGAGTCTGGATCAGACGCCTAACGAATCTGAACGCCAAAAACTGTTAAGCCTGCCCACTTCATTTTATCTTGAACCCAAAGACATCGATCGGTTAAAAGCGGCAGCACGCCATCTGCTGTCATCCTCAGTTGAGTATCAAAACCTCGTTTTCGATCTACAGCACTGAGACCAAACGCGATACCCATTTCAGCATCGTCAGTGCGTCAGCCTATAGATCCCTTGCAGGGTTACATTTTAGCGATGGTATGGGGAACATCGGTATTGACCAGCGTTGAGGCGATACTATCCAAGAAGGCCCTCCCCCGCCGCGTTAAGGCGACGTGTGTCGCGCCCGCTTTCAGATACTTTTTGTTGACCAAATCAGCGATGACGTCTTTAAAGGTCTGTAAGAAATTATATCCAAATTTTTCTTCAAACCGGATGAGATCTATTCCCTGCGTCATTCGCAGACCCAGGTAGATGGCCTCAATCAATACTTGCTCTGAAGTGAGCCCCTCTGTTTCGGCGACCGGTGTTTGACCGGATTCAACAGCTGCAAGATAACGGTCAATGCCTGATAGATTCCAGTAACGCTGAGAGCCGCGAAACGAATGTGCTGAAGGCCCCAATCCGATATAGGGCGACCGGGTCCAGTATTTTATATTGTGCCTCGATACGTTGGTTTCCAGACCCTCCTGCTGCCTGGCAAAATTGGATATCTCATATTGAACAAAGGCGTTGTCTTCCAAAAATTCAACCGTCGTCTCAAATAATCCGCGCCCCTGATCATCAGAAAGCGGTTGCAATCGGCCGCATATTAAATCCCGCTGCAGGGGGGTCCCTTTTTCATAGGTGAGCATGTAACAGGATAGATGAGTTGGTTCGTATGCAATGGCCTGCTCCAGGTCTGCGAGCCAATCCGCTCTGCTCTGCTCCGGCAGGCCGTAAATCAAGTCAAGTCCGGTATTTGCAAATCCCGCCTGTTTCGCCTCGTTTATGGCTTTGCGCGCCTCGCTGGCGGTGTGGATGCGACCTAAAAATTCCAGGTTGTTTTGATTAAACGATTGTACCCCAATATGGATACGGTTTATGCCTGCCTGTTGATAACCCCTCAGTTTTTCAACGGTTGCAGTTCCGGGATTGACTTCAATAGTGATTTCGGAATCAGCCTGAAATGGATATTTCTGGAAACTGGCAGTTACAATCCTGTCGATATCTTGATACGCAAAGACGGATGGGGTCCCACCGCCGATATAAAGCGTATCAAAGCAAAGCCCCTCAGCTGCAACCATTTCCATCTCAGTCAGCAGCGCTTCCAGAAACCGCGGCGTTATCGACAGGTCGGTCTGTGAATAAAAATCACAATAGGGGCATTTGCGCTCACAAAACGGGATGTGAACGTACAATCCCGCATTGCTACTCTGTGTTGTTATGTCCATCAGAATTAACAGATTAGAATAATGATGTATTTTCTTTTTTGAGATGAGGTGTTTGTAATAATTAAGTAGAATTGACTTTAAAATGTTAGATCTTGTTCGATAGCGCGACAAAATTCGATTCAAAAGTGGAGCGTACACGGTAGTACGTGAGCATTTTGAATCGAATTTTAACAAAGCTATCGGGCAAGAGATGACGGTTTAAAGCCAATTCTAACGCCAGCCGCCTATGAGGTGTAGGTGAAGGTGAAAAATCACCTGCCCCCCTCCCTTTTCAACATTGTACAATAGCTTGTATCCGGACTTTGAAACACCGTGTTCCTTGGCCATATCCCGAGCCACCATTATCAGCTCTGAGAGAATTTCATGATTGTCGCCGGTCAGATCATTAATGCTTCTAATATGCTTTTTGGGCACAAACAGCAGATGCACCGGCGCATGGGGATTAATGTCTTTGAACACCACCAATGTGTCGGTTTCGTGTAATATTTCCGTATCGGTCTGACCGTGGGCGATGCGGCAAAAAATACAGTCCTTTTCCATTCTGAAAGTGCCTCCTTTTTTTGGCGTTCAGCATTTCAAGGGATATTTGCAAACCAATGTTCGAAATTGCCATCTAAATGGAATATCAGGTTCCTGTCAAGAGATTCTGATTGCAAGGTAGCATATATAGATCATCACAACCCTGAGGCGGGTTTAATGTATACGGATATCAGCCGTCGCCGGATCGGAAAATGACCAGCGACCCTTTTGGGTGGGAGATTTTAAGGATATCGCCAGTTCTTCAAGAAACCGAGCACGCGGGATTTCAAACGCGCCAAAGCTTAGCAAATGGGAGGTGGTAACTTGGCAATCTATCAACGCAAAGTTTAATTTTTGCAAGTATTTTACCAGACTAACAAAGGCCACCTTGGATGCATTGCTGATACGCGTGAACATGGATTCTCCAAAAAAACACCTGCCGATTGAAACCCCGTAGAGACCGCCGGCCAATTCATCGCCTAACCATGCTTCAACCGAATGCGCCAGCCCCGATTTATGCAGTTGGCAGTAAGCTTCAATCATTTCATCAAGAATCCAGGTGCCTTCATGGGTTTCAGTCCGGCTGCGGGCGCAGGCGGTGATCACATCTTTAAACGCCTGATCCATCGTCAATTCAAAATCGCCTTTGTTAATCGTCTTTTTCAAAGATTTTGAAATCTTGAGCTGATCCGGATACAAGATGAGGCGCGGATCGGGTGACCACCACATGATGGGTTCGTTTTCAGAGTACCACGGGAATATGCCCATGCGATAGGCCAACAGCAAACGCTCCTGGCTTAGATCGCCGCCAACGGCCAACAGACCGCCCCGGGCAGCCAGTGTGGGGGAAGGGAAAATAAGTTCATCTGATAGAAGGTAAACAGGCATTCAATTGAGTCAATTGGTTAAATAGTCATTGCACAACAAATCATGAGGTTTGCGTGCAGATGACAAATGGTAGTGTTACCAATTAACAAATTAACCATAATTGAAGGTTAGCTGGTCGTCTGCCAGATCAAGAGACACCAGACCACCGTTTTGAAGGTCTCCAAACAAAATAGCATCGGAGAGCTTATCTTTGATTTCCATCTGGATGACCCGACCGAGGGGTCTGGCACCATAGGTCGGATCATGGCCTTTTTCAGCCAGCCAGGTGCGTACC
The Desulfobacterales bacterium DNA segment above includes these coding regions:
- a CDS encoding patatin-like phospholipase family protein, with translation MRYLKASKLLLLNIFAALMAACTAHYTVNNNITNVEPVKRYSLQFQAGSEKSDELLLILTFSGGGTRAAALSYGVLQVLADTQISIGGRPRRLLDEVDVISSVSGGSFTSAYYGLFGDRIFEDFETRFLKRNVEGDLALGLIAPKNWPKLMSSYYARSDFAADFFDDILFEKKTFGDFKLPQLPLIAINATDIALGTQFTFLGFQFAPICTDLSSYPVSRAVTASAAVPGPFSSIVLKNYAGTCDYQLPYWAANALHEGLATTRRYQDAKTLSSYMDVEKFAFIHLFDGGLSDNLGVRFILNYTARTENIQQQMAALNLQNTQKLAIIVVNARNRMAIDFAKERQSAPIIDTIGLISSIPLDRYSFDTMDLLRGNIRGWEDTLTRIRCKNLRIADSNKRSGTDSPDPYCAFKSYLIEVSLDQTPNESERQKLLSLPTSFYLEPKDIDRLKAAARHLLSSSVEYQNLVFDLQH
- the hemW gene encoding radical SAM family heme chaperone HemW translates to MDITTQSSNAGLYVHIPFCERKCPYCDFYSQTDLSITPRFLEALLTEMEMVAAEGLCFDTLYIGGGTPSVFAYQDIDRIVTASFQKYPFQADSEITIEVNPGTATVEKLRGYQQAGINRIHIGVQSFNQNNLEFLGRIHTASEARKAINEAKQAGFANTGLDLIYGLPEQSRADWLADLEQAIAYEPTHLSCYMLTYEKGTPLQRDLICGRLQPLSDDQGRGLFETTVEFLEDNAFVQYEISNFARQQEGLETNVSRHNIKYWTRSPYIGLGPSAHSFRGSQRYWNLSGIDRYLAAVESGQTPVAETEGLTSEQVLIEAIYLGLRMTQGIDLIRFEEKFGYNFLQTFKDVIADLVNKKYLKAGATHVALTRRGRAFLDSIASTLVNTDVPHTIAKM
- a CDS encoding HIT domain-containing protein produces the protein MEKDCIFCRIAHGQTDTEILHETDTLVVFKDINPHAPVHLLFVPKKHIRSINDLTGDNHEILSELIMVARDMAKEHGVSKSGYKLLYNVEKGGGQVIFHLHLHLIGGWR
- the aat gene encoding leucyl/phenylalanyl-tRNA--protein transferase; the encoded protein is MPVYLLSDELIFPSPTLAARGGLLAVGGDLSQERLLLAYRMGIFPWYSENEPIMWWSPDPRLILYPDQLKISKSLKKTINKGDFELTMDQAFKDVITACARSRTETHEGTWILDEMIEAYCQLHKSGLAHSVEAWLGDELAGGLYGVSIGRCFFGESMFTRISNASKVAFVSLVKYLQKLNFALIDCQVTTSHLLSFGAFEIPRARFLEELAISLKSPTQKGRWSFSDPATADIRIH